A stretch of Besnoitia besnoiti strain Bb-Ger1 chromosome III, whole genome shotgun sequence DNA encodes these proteins:
- a CDS encoding hypothetical protein (encoded by transcript BESB_043960), giving the protein MKRPDAVDAVIRSSFYSAERPRTYSPRRSVEAQYGSSSSQVYVHPPVWRRMPPQQHPSVSFHAHMSGASHVAPPSSAGPSSSPFYWEEAQTLQHAPRDTRDRVRELESECLSSLQSSLRVVAGTNEVSQRTAVQLDAQSEQLRGIKETTEEIHENLQTSDYLLKGMKTWWGSFTQLFTSPPAARERSAGAAADRAARSKAPEAEAPEAKPPAFDSRRGWTGADGNEADAHARQQRLAQIQRARTDDFDARMEGGLEKLSVMLEELHGRAVQMNSALQEQNDLLDEINQNVDSNQQALEKQRRTMQKIMKRT; this is encoded by the exons ATGAAGCGTCCAGACGCTGTAGATGCAGTTATCCGGAGTTCCTTCTAT AGCgccgagcggccgcgcacgTATTCTCCACGTCGGTCGGTAGAGGCGCAGTACGGCTCATCTTCCTctcaggtgtacgtacacccgcCCGTGTGGCGCAGAATGCCGCCTCAGCAGCATCCCTCGGTGTCGTTCCACGCGCACATGTCTGGCGCTTCGCATGTcgctccgccgtcgtctgccggtccctcttcctctccgtttTACTgggaagaggcgcagacgctgcagcacgcgccgcgagacacgcgcgatCGCGTGCGGGAGCTCGAGAGCGAGTGCCTCAGCAGTCTGCAGTCTTCGCTTCGCGTGGTGGCGGGGACGAACGAAGTCTCGCAGCGCACCGCCGTCCAGCTCGACGCCCAGTCCG agcaaCTTCGCGGGATCAAGGAGACGACTGAGGAGATCCACGAAAACCTGCAGACATCGGACTACCTCCTTAAGGGGATGAAGACTTGGTGGGGTTCCTTTACGCAGCTCTtcacgtcgccgcccgccgcgcgcgagcgctctgccggcgcggctgcggatcGTGCTGCGCGTTCAaaggcgcctgaggcggaggcgcctgaggcgaagccgcctgCGTTTGACTCGCGCAGAGGCTGGACGGGCGCGGACGGAAACGAGGCCGACGCGCACGCcagacagcagcgcctcgcacaGATTCAACGCGCGCGCACAGATGACTTCGACGCGCGCATGGAGGGCGGCCTTGAGAAGCTCTCCGTCATG TTGGAGGAGCTACACGGCAGGGCCGTTCAGATGAACAGCGCGCTCCAGGAGCAGAACGATCTTCTTGATGAAATCAATCAGAATGTCGATTCGAATCAGCAGGCGCTGGAAAAGCAGCGAAGAACGATGCAGAAAATCATGAAGAGAACATAA